In Sphingobacterium sp. PCS056, the following proteins share a genomic window:
- a CDS encoding uroporphyrinogen-III synthase has product MQTSDVERAKKVKSILVTLPKPENDKSPYAALALKYNLKLDFRGFIHVEGVPARDVRKDKVNLADFTAVIFTSRNAVDHFFRVCEEMRFEVSSELKYFCISETIALYLQKYIQYRKRKIFFGKQTAKDLEDVLKKHKDENFLFPCSDVANEETSNWLKINGYKFTPAVLFKTVVSDLSDLKDVFYDIIVFFSPSSVQSLYENFPDFKQNKTRIAAFGASTQQALLEHGLVLDIPAPTPKAPSMTMAVEEYVKMVNK; this is encoded by the coding sequence ATGCAAACTTCCGACGTAGAAAGAGCAAAAAAGGTAAAAAGTATATTGGTAACCTTGCCAAAGCCTGAAAATGATAAGTCACCATATGCTGCATTAGCACTGAAGTATAATTTAAAACTTGATTTTAGAGGTTTCATCCACGTAGAGGGTGTTCCAGCTCGTGATGTTCGAAAAGATAAAGTAAATCTTGCTGATTTTACGGCTGTTATTTTTACAAGCAGAAATGCTGTAGATCATTTCTTTAGAGTCTGCGAAGAAATGCGATTTGAAGTATCCTCAGAATTGAAATATTTCTGTATTTCTGAGACGATAGCATTGTATCTTCAAAAGTATATTCAATATCGCAAGCGTAAAATTTTCTTTGGTAAACAAACGGCTAAAGATCTGGAAGATGTACTGAAGAAACATAAAGATGAAAACTTTTTATTCCCTTGTTCGGATGTTGCTAATGAAGAAACAAGTAATTGGTTAAAGATTAATGGTTATAAGTTTACACCTGCAGTTTTATTTAAAACAGTTGTGAGTGACTTATCTGATTTGAAAGATGTATTCTATGATATCATCGTTTTCTTTAGCCCTTCTAGTGTACAATCTCTTTATGAGAATTTTCCCGATTTTAAGCAAAACAAGACGAGAATTGCTGCATTTGGAGCAAGTACGCAACAAGCATTATTAGAACATGGATTAGTTTTAGATATTCCTGCACCGACACCCAAAGCCCCAAGTATGACAATGGCTGTCGAGGAGTATGTAAAGATGGTAAATAAGTAA